A single Triticum dicoccoides isolate Atlit2015 ecotype Zavitan chromosome 2A, WEW_v2.0, whole genome shotgun sequence DNA region contains:
- the LOC119354582 gene encoding uncharacterized protein LOC119354582 isoform X1, with translation MHWCPGIGPRARSFLRDYDALQSLALALIYLQIGCALIGSLGALFNGVLVINLVIGLFAVVAIESSSQRLGRTYAVLLFFAIVLDVAWFILFSHAIWNSTPDEKYGQLFVFSLRLALWMQTIGFSVRFLSSFIWIQMYRLGVSSSTPTYYEANDARNSFLSPRSNSVRRGSMADDILGGSIYDPSYYSSLFEDVRNNACNHQKTRSAMQSGTSSCTSGFCYGVCMSMSRQWKHYVGATPPCELAHTPLKLAVVAQGVEHDKPAHELLVKEDLGHVGGVADLRRETGIALREHAEGDKQSGSNDSGSTSAGQSPRLKSFGGGWTKKAAELLLSGDKLKTELIFANLTTRALFVWSSLSQ, from the exons ATGCACTGGTGCCCCGGAATCGGGCCGCGGGCGCGCTCCTTCCTGCGTGACTACGACGCGCTCcagtccctcgccctcgccctcataTACCTCCAG ATTGGTTGTGCGCTGATTGGATCGCTTGGTGCGCTGTTCAATGGGGTTCTTGTGATAAACCTTGTGATAGGGCTATTTGCTGTTGTTGCGATTGAAAGTAGTAGCCAAAGACTTGGCCGGACTTATGCTGTCCTGCTCTTCTTTGCTATCGTCCTTGACGTTGCATGGTTTATACTCTTCTCACATGCTATATG GAATAGTACCCCTGATGAGAAGTATGGTCAACTTTTTGTCTTCTCACTCAGACTTGCATTGTGGATGCAAACTATTGGGTTTTCAGTGAGGTTTTTGTCTTCATTTATATGGATCCAGATGTACAGGTTAGGGGTCTCATCAAGCACGCCAACATATTATGAAGCAAATGATGCAAGAAATAGTTTCTTGAGCCCCAGATCTAATTCAGTTAGACGGGGTTCAATGGCTGATGATATATTGGGTGGTTCAATTTACGATCCTTCTTACTACTCTTCTCTCTTCGAAGATGTTCGAAATAATGCATGCAATCATCAG AAAACTCGCAGCGCCATGCAGTCCGGTACCTCCTCGTGCACCAGCGGTTTTTGCTATGGCGTCTGCATGTCCATGTCGCGGCAATGGAAGCACTACGTCGGGGCAACGCCTCCCTGCGAGCTCGCTCACACGCCACTCAAACTCGCCGTTGTCGCGCAAGGAGTTGAGCACGACAAGCCCGCCCACGAGCTTCTTGTTAAGGAAGATCTGGGGCATGTGGGTGGCGTTGCCGACCTTAGACGTGAGACTGGCATTGCGCTTCGGGAACATGCCGAG GGTGATAAACAAAGTGGTAGTAATGATAGCGGGTCAACATCTGCAGGCCAATCTCCACGGCTTAAATCTTTTG GTGGAGGCTGGACTAAGAAAGCCGCTGAACTCTTGCTCAGTGGAGACAAGTTGAAGACGGAACTTATTTTTGCCAACCTGACTACCCGAGCACTCTTTGTTTGGTCCTCCTTGAGCCAGTAA
- the LOC119354582 gene encoding uncharacterized protein LOC119354582 isoform X2, translating to MHWCPGIGPRARSFLRDYDALQSLALALIYLQIGCALIGSLGALFNGVLVINLVIGLFAVVAIESSSQRLGRTYAVLLFFAIVLDVAWFILFSHAIWNSTPDEKYGQLFVFSLRLALWMQTIGFSVRFLSSFIWIQMYRLGVSSSTPTYYEANDARNSFLSPRSNSVRRGSMADDILGGSIYDPSYYSSLFEDVRNNACNHQKTRSAMQSGTSSCTSGFCYGVCMSMSRQWKHYVGATPPCELAHTPLKLAVVAQGVEHDKPAHELLVKEDLGHVGGVADLRRETGIALREHAEGDKQSGSNDSGSTSAGQSPRLKSFGSRSFLSNDVEAGLRKPLNSCSVETS from the exons ATGCACTGGTGCCCCGGAATCGGGCCGCGGGCGCGCTCCTTCCTGCGTGACTACGACGCGCTCcagtccctcgccctcgccctcataTACCTCCAG ATTGGTTGTGCGCTGATTGGATCGCTTGGTGCGCTGTTCAATGGGGTTCTTGTGATAAACCTTGTGATAGGGCTATTTGCTGTTGTTGCGATTGAAAGTAGTAGCCAAAGACTTGGCCGGACTTATGCTGTCCTGCTCTTCTTTGCTATCGTCCTTGACGTTGCATGGTTTATACTCTTCTCACATGCTATATG GAATAGTACCCCTGATGAGAAGTATGGTCAACTTTTTGTCTTCTCACTCAGACTTGCATTGTGGATGCAAACTATTGGGTTTTCAGTGAGGTTTTTGTCTTCATTTATATGGATCCAGATGTACAGGTTAGGGGTCTCATCAAGCACGCCAACATATTATGAAGCAAATGATGCAAGAAATAGTTTCTTGAGCCCCAGATCTAATTCAGTTAGACGGGGTTCAATGGCTGATGATATATTGGGTGGTTCAATTTACGATCCTTCTTACTACTCTTCTCTCTTCGAAGATGTTCGAAATAATGCATGCAATCATCAG AAAACTCGCAGCGCCATGCAGTCCGGTACCTCCTCGTGCACCAGCGGTTTTTGCTATGGCGTCTGCATGTCCATGTCGCGGCAATGGAAGCACTACGTCGGGGCAACGCCTCCCTGCGAGCTCGCTCACACGCCACTCAAACTCGCCGTTGTCGCGCAAGGAGTTGAGCACGACAAGCCCGCCCACGAGCTTCTTGTTAAGGAAGATCTGGGGCATGTGGGTGGCGTTGCCGACCTTAGACGTGAGACTGGCATTGCGCTTCGGGAACATGCCGAG GGTGATAAACAAAGTGGTAGTAATGATAGCGGGTCAACATCTGCAGGCCAATCTCCACGGCTTAAATCTTTTGGTAGTAGATCTTTTCTTTCCAATGAT GTGGAGGCTGGACTAAGAAAGCCGCTGAACTCTTGCTCAGTGGAGACAAGTTGA
- the LOC119354582 gene encoding uncharacterized protein LOC119354582 isoform X4: MHWCPGIGPRARSFLRDYDALQSLALALIYLQIGCALIGSLGALFNGVLVINLVIGLFAVVAIESSSQRLGRTYAVLLFFAIVLDVAWFILFSHAIWNSTPDEKYGQLFVFSLRLALWMQTIGFSVRFLSSFIWIQMYRLGVSSSTPTYYEANDARNSFLSPRSNSVRRGSMADDILGGSIYDPSYYSSLFEDVRNNACNHQGDKQSGSNDSGSTSAGQSPRLKSFGSRSFLSNDVEAGLRKPLNSCSVETS, translated from the exons ATGCACTGGTGCCCCGGAATCGGGCCGCGGGCGCGCTCCTTCCTGCGTGACTACGACGCGCTCcagtccctcgccctcgccctcataTACCTCCAG ATTGGTTGTGCGCTGATTGGATCGCTTGGTGCGCTGTTCAATGGGGTTCTTGTGATAAACCTTGTGATAGGGCTATTTGCTGTTGTTGCGATTGAAAGTAGTAGCCAAAGACTTGGCCGGACTTATGCTGTCCTGCTCTTCTTTGCTATCGTCCTTGACGTTGCATGGTTTATACTCTTCTCACATGCTATATG GAATAGTACCCCTGATGAGAAGTATGGTCAACTTTTTGTCTTCTCACTCAGACTTGCATTGTGGATGCAAACTATTGGGTTTTCAGTGAGGTTTTTGTCTTCATTTATATGGATCCAGATGTACAGGTTAGGGGTCTCATCAAGCACGCCAACATATTATGAAGCAAATGATGCAAGAAATAGTTTCTTGAGCCCCAGATCTAATTCAGTTAGACGGGGTTCAATGGCTGATGATATATTGGGTGGTTCAATTTACGATCCTTCTTACTACTCTTCTCTCTTCGAAGATGTTCGAAATAATGCATGCAATCATCAG GGTGATAAACAAAGTGGTAGTAATGATAGCGGGTCAACATCTGCAGGCCAATCTCCACGGCTTAAATCTTTTGGTAGTAGATCTTTTCTTTCCAATGAT GTGGAGGCTGGACTAAGAAAGCCGCTGAACTCTTGCTCAGTGGAGACAAGTTGA
- the LOC119354582 gene encoding uncharacterized protein LOC119354582 isoform X3, giving the protein MHWCPGIGPRARSFLRDYDALQSLALALIYLQIGCALIGSLGALFNGVLVINLVIGLFAVVAIESSSQRLGRTYAVLLFFAIVLDVAWFILFSHAIWNSTPDEKYGQLFVFSLRLALWMQTIGFSVRFLSSFIWIQMYRLGVSSSTPTYYEANDARNSFLSPRSNSVRRGSMADDILGGSIYDPSYYSSLFEDVRNNACNHQKTRSAMQSGTSSCTSGFCYGVCMSMSRQWKHYVGATPPCELAHTPLKLAVVAQGVEHDKPAHELLVKEDLGHVGGVADLRRETGIALREHAEAMLGTKIRRGQPAICMNRQARKSLHGGVLLPISELLSCTSGDI; this is encoded by the exons ATGCACTGGTGCCCCGGAATCGGGCCGCGGGCGCGCTCCTTCCTGCGTGACTACGACGCGCTCcagtccctcgccctcgccctcataTACCTCCAG ATTGGTTGTGCGCTGATTGGATCGCTTGGTGCGCTGTTCAATGGGGTTCTTGTGATAAACCTTGTGATAGGGCTATTTGCTGTTGTTGCGATTGAAAGTAGTAGCCAAAGACTTGGCCGGACTTATGCTGTCCTGCTCTTCTTTGCTATCGTCCTTGACGTTGCATGGTTTATACTCTTCTCACATGCTATATG GAATAGTACCCCTGATGAGAAGTATGGTCAACTTTTTGTCTTCTCACTCAGACTTGCATTGTGGATGCAAACTATTGGGTTTTCAGTGAGGTTTTTGTCTTCATTTATATGGATCCAGATGTACAGGTTAGGGGTCTCATCAAGCACGCCAACATATTATGAAGCAAATGATGCAAGAAATAGTTTCTTGAGCCCCAGATCTAATTCAGTTAGACGGGGTTCAATGGCTGATGATATATTGGGTGGTTCAATTTACGATCCTTCTTACTACTCTTCTCTCTTCGAAGATGTTCGAAATAATGCATGCAATCATCAG AAAACTCGCAGCGCCATGCAGTCCGGTACCTCCTCGTGCACCAGCGGTTTTTGCTATGGCGTCTGCATGTCCATGTCGCGGCAATGGAAGCACTACGTCGGGGCAACGCCTCCCTGCGAGCTCGCTCACACGCCACTCAAACTCGCCGTTGTCGCGCAAGGAGTTGAGCACGACAAGCCCGCCCACGAGCTTCTTGTTAAGGAAGATCTGGGGCATGTGGGTGGCGTTGCCGACCTTAGACGTGAGACTGGCATTGCGCTTCGGGAACATGCCGAG GCAATGCTTGGTACCAAAATCAGGAGAGGTCAACCTGCCATATGCATGAATAGGCAGGCCAGGAAATCCTTGCACGGCGGTGTGCTCTTACCAATCAGCGAGCTCCTTTCATGCACATCTGGAGACATCTAG